The stretch of DNA TAATAAAAAAGCCGTCCCGGTTGAACCGGGACGGCTTTTTGTTATCATTTTAAGCAGAAACTTTTATTTGAATGCTATCATTACCTGATTTTTCTCAACCGTCTCTTTTTCTTTAATTTTCACGCTTTTAACAATGCCATCAGATGGTGACTTAATAATATTCTCCATCTTCATTGCTTCTAAAACAACTAGTGCATCATCCTTTTTCACCTCAGATCCGTCTTCAACCAAAACCTTCAGCACAAGCCCAGGCATTGGAGCTTTAATATCATTTATTTTATGCGAACTTGCCCCATCCATCCCTAAGCTTTGCAACAGTTCATCAAACTTATCTTTTAACTCAACCGTGTATTTATTGCCGTTAATACTTACAACAGCACTTTTTTGAGTGGCATCAAACGCTATCAGCTCGGCACTGTAAGAATGTCCGTCTTTTGTTATTATATGATAATTATCCGCAGATAGTTCTTTTATATCAGCCTTATAAGCAGTATCATTAATGATGAACTGGTCTTTATCTTGTTTTATAGATAAGGTTTGCTTTTTATTGATCGTTGCTTTATACATCTAAGGTTATTGAATATTGAAAGAGGTCAAACATACTGAAAATTCCATTAAAGCCAATTAGTTTGACAACGCGTACTGCACAAGGTTTG from Solitalea canadensis DSM 3403 encodes:
- a CDS encoding acetyl-CoA carboxylase biotin carboxyl carrier protein subunit, whose product is MYKATINKKQTLSIKQDKDQFIINDTAYKADIKELSADNYHIITKDGHSYSAELIAFDATQKSAVVSINGNKYTVELKDKFDELLQSLGMDGASSHKINDIKAPMPGLVLKVLVEDGSEVKKDDALVVLEAMKMENIIKSPSDGIVKSVKIKEKETVEKNQVMIAFK